The Bacteroidota bacterium genome segment AAGCGCGGGAAAGCCAGGACAAGAACAGGATCCTGGGGGACCTTCAGCGAATCGCCGACGACATGAAGGAAGTCGTCGAGAACCTGCAGCAGAACAACGTCAACCCGAACACCCTCCGGCAGCAGCAGCGAATTTTGTCGCGCATGCTCGACGCGCAAACCTCGATGCGAGAGCGGGACTATGAGCAGCGGCGCACGTCGGCCGCCGGAGTAACGCCCGTTCGCCGGAGTCCGGCCGAAATTCAGGACCAGCCGGAACAGAACGGTCTCCGTCAGGATCTCCTGAAAGCAATGGAAGAAGGGTACTCGAAAGACTATCAGGATCTGATCCGCAAGTACTACGAAGCGTTGGACAAGTCACGGGGAAACTAATCGAAGAAATTTCCGGTTATATTCGTATTCGCTCAACACGGTTCCGTCCTTCGTAACATTCAAACGCTCTCCCCGATTAAAGAAATCTTGTCAGGGAAAAGGAATGCCATGGTTTGCAAGGGAGCGCATTTTATCACCATATCTCGCTGAGGCCTTTCATGGTTATTGTTGTCTTTTTCGTCGCCCATTGGTTCTTGTCGTTGTTTTGCCAGACCTTCTTTTTGCACCGTTACGCGGCGCACAAAATGTTCACGATGTCGAAATTCTGGGAGAGGACATTTTATGTGACGACCTTTATCACGCAGGGATCGTCCTTCCTTAACCCGCGGGCTTACGCGATCATGCACAGGATGCACCACGCGTACAGCGACACCGAGAAGGATCCGCACTCGCCCTATTACTTTCGCAGCATGTTCAGAATGATGTGGAGAACGAAGGATATCTATCTTGATTATCTGCTCCACCGGGTTGAACCGGAAAAAGGGTTCGATAAAAACATCCCCGAATGGAAGGCCTTCGACAGATTTGCAGATACGTGGACGGTGCGGTATGCATGGGTCGCGTTTTACATCGCCTTTTACATTCTCTTTGCACCGAGTGCCTGGTTCTACCTTCTCCTTCCGTTCCACTTCATCATGGGACCGATCCATGGAGGGATCGTCAACTGGTGCGGACACAAATACGGCTACGTGAATTTCAGGGACACCGGAGATAGATCCCGAAATTCGCTTCCGTTTGACTTCCTCACGCTCGGCGAGCTTTTTCAAAACAATCATCACAAATTTCCGAGCAGAACAAATTTTGCGGTGCGTTTTTTTGAGATCGATCCGACGTATCCCCTGATCAAGGTGTTAAGCTGGATGCGAGTGATTCGGTTCAGCAAATCGACGGAAGCCGCGTAGCGTCGGCGAATTCGGCTTTTTATTAACACGATAACCAAGGAGCAGCGATGGGTAAAAAGATGGGCAAGGATACAAATGCACTGAATTGGTTTGAAATTCCGGCAGCAGACATCAAAAGGGCGACAAAATTCTACGAGAGCATCTTTGAGATCTCGCTGACGCAGGGGGGAGCGGGGGACATGAAGATGGCGATGTTTCCGGCGGACGGCACAAACGGGGCTGTCGGGGGCTCGCTCGTTCAAAGCAAAATGCACACGCCGAGCGGATCCGGGTCCATTATCTATCTGAACGCCAACCCTGATTTGCAGCTTGTGCTCAATCGTATCGAGAAAGCCGGCGGCAAAGTCACGATGCCGAAGACGCTCATCGACAAGCAGACCGGTTACATGGCATTCTTCAAGGACTCGGAAGGCAACACTGTTGCGCTTCATTCCAACGAATAATGAAGAGCATTTTTCTATGATGAACTTGCCGAAACATGATGCATGGTAGCGTTTTTTTTTGCTTTGAAAAGTATAGAGTCGGGCTGTCCACCCCGCTCCCGCCAAAAAGCGCGGAGTCGAAGGGCCGCACAGCGTCTTGCAGGCCGGCTCCGGACATCTTTTGAAAAGACACCGCCGCCTGATGTATCTTCAAGTTGCATTTGGAAAAAATTTTGAAGAGTTTTATACCGTCGGGTACCAGACCATACTCATTGATGATTACGAGTTCGTGAACTCAACTGTACCGTCTGCCGAGGATGTACTCCCGCGCGATGTCAACCTTTCCGTTTGCATAGGCCTTTCCAATGTCGACTTCAGAGCAACCCATTCCTGACCAATCGGAAGACCGGCTTGTCTTTCCGGTCATATATTTTTTTGTCGGGGCTTTTGTCGCAGCAGACCTCTGGTCCGCATTTCAGCCGACCGCCTGGAATTGGGGGTTCCATTCCCTGGCATTCTACGGCATTGAAGTGCGGTTCATTGTTTGCGCCTTGATGCTCGGTGTCATGATCCCGCAGGTTCAGTTTTTCCTGGTCGACCTTCTTCGTTCGTTTGCGGAATGGGAAAGCTCGTGGCGGCCGGTACTCAGACTGCTCCTCGGAATGGCATTCATTGCCGTTCTCATTTTCCTCTTCATCCGCTTTCGCGCGGCGACATATTTTCTCGGCGACGGTTATCTCCGGCTGCGGAGCCTGAAGGTCCCGGAGAACATGGACAACCTCAACCTGACCGGCTTTGTCCGCGAGCCGCTCGTCGGCTTCTTCATCTTCCAATTGAGCCGGCTCTTCGAGTTCTTTGAAAGTGTTTCACCCGCCGAGGATGCTTATCTGTGGCTCAGCGTGCTGTCGGGTGCCTGTTTTACATTTATCGCCTGGAAAGGCATACGGTTATTCGTCGAAGAGGAAACCGATAGGATCCTGATCTTATTTTTGTTCCTGGCATCGGGAGTGAGCATGCTCTTTTTCGGCTCCGTCGAGAACTACGCCCCCGGTTACGCCGGAATTTTCCTCTTTCTTCTTCTCGGCGCCGGATATTTGAAGGAAAGAATTTCGCTCTATTGGGCCGTCACCGCATACGGATTTCTGTTATCGATGAACTTAGGCGCGGCGGCTTTCATCCCGGCCCTTCTCTATCTTGTCTATATCGCCGTCCGCCGCGGAGCGGCCGCGGAAGCGTTCGGAGCGTTACTTCTTTCAGGTGTCGTCTTCATTGCCGCTCTCGCCGTTTCAGGATATTCCTACGCTTTTTTACGGCAAGTTGTACACGATGCCGCAGCCAACATACTTCCTGTCGGCGGTCCGGCCGGAAAGCAGCAGCCATACACATTATTCGCTCTGAGTCATGCTGCGGATGTTGCTGATCTGCTGGTGTTGGCCGTTCCCGCCGGCATCGTCCTTCTCGTCGCTGCGGTCGCGGTGGCGCTGAAAAAACGGCATCCGCTGGAAACGTCTGAAAGGTTCCTCCTACTTGCAGCAGGGTGCGGTGTTGTATTCATCGTCGCAGTGACCTGTCCGCTCGGCATGAGCAGGGATTGGGGTATTCCGGCGCCGTTCAGCGTTGGCATCCCCGCAGCGGCCGTTGCTCTGTGGGTGTCGGTGGTAGATAATAGAGAAACAAGGCACCGCGCGCTGCTGATACTGGGCGTGGTCGCACTGCTGCAGACGGGCGCATGGATCACGCTCAATGCAGATGTTCGGCGATCGGTGGCTCGGTTTGAAACACTTGAAGATAAAAAACTCTGGGATGTTCAGGCGTGTCTCGATGCATACGAGGAGCTTGCGGTGTACCATCGCGACCACAGGGAATTTATTCAAGCGGCAGCATGCTATGAAAAGTATGTCGCGCTCGATTCCACGAACGGACGGATATGGCTCAACTGCGCCAAGGTAGAAGTGGCAGCGGGAAATATCGGCAAGGCGATCGATGCGTACAAAGCGCTTGTCCGGCTCCAACCCACCAACCCGGATTTTTTCTCGTCGCTTGGCGTGTTCCTCGCTCAGGCGGGACGATTTGAAGAAGCGCTCTTCGATTTTCAGCAGGCAGAACAATTATCTCCCGGCTCAGCAAAGATCAAAAACGATATTGGAGCTATTTTTGCCAACCAAAAGCAGTATTCGAAAGCCCTCCCGTATTTTCTCCAAGCGATAAAGCTCGATCCGA includes the following:
- a CDS encoding acyl-CoA desaturase produces the protein MVIVVFFVAHWFLSLFCQTFFLHRYAAHKMFTMSKFWERTFYVTTFITQGSSFLNPRAYAIMHRMHHAYSDTEKDPHSPYYFRSMFRMMWRTKDIYLDYLLHRVEPEKGFDKNIPEWKAFDRFADTWTVRYAWVAFYIAFYILFAPSAWFYLLLPFHFIMGPIHGGIVNWCGHKYGYVNFRDTGDRSRNSLPFDFLTLGELFQNNHHKFPSRTNFAVRFFEIDPTYPLIKVLSWMRVIRFSKSTEAA
- a CDS encoding VOC family protein, coding for MGKKMGKDTNALNWFEIPAADIKRATKFYESIFEISLTQGGAGDMKMAMFPADGTNGAVGGSLVQSKMHTPSGSGSIIYLNANPDLQLVLNRIEKAGGKVTMPKTLIDKQTGYMAFFKDSEGNTVALHSNE
- a CDS encoding tetratricopeptide repeat protein; this translates as MSTSEQPIPDQSEDRLVFPVIYFFVGAFVAADLWSAFQPTAWNWGFHSLAFYGIEVRFIVCALMLGVMIPQVQFFLVDLLRSFAEWESSWRPVLRLLLGMAFIAVLIFLFIRFRAATYFLGDGYLRLRSLKVPENMDNLNLTGFVREPLVGFFIFQLSRLFEFFESVSPAEDAYLWLSVLSGACFTFIAWKGIRLFVEEETDRILILFLFLASGVSMLFFGSVENYAPGYAGIFLFLLLGAGYLKERISLYWAVTAYGFLLSMNLGAAAFIPALLYLVYIAVRRGAAAEAFGALLLSGVVFIAALAVSGYSYAFLRQVVHDAAANILPVGGPAGKQQPYTLFALSHAADVADLLVLAVPAGIVLLVAAVAVALKKRHPLETSERFLLLAAGCGVVFIVAVTCPLGMSRDWGIPAPFSVGIPAAAVALWVSVVDNRETRHRALLILGVVALLQTGAWITLNADVRRSVARFETLEDKKLWDVQACLDAYEELAVYHRDHREFIQAAACYEKYVALDSTNGRIWLNCAKVEVAAGNIGKAIDAYKALVRLQPTNPDFFSSLGVFLAQAGRFEEALFDFQQAEQLSPGSAKIKNDIGAIFANQKQYSKALPYFLQAIKLDPNFQGGYLNTAACYAALGNNAKAQEYKMKAGKRP